The Dromaius novaehollandiae isolate bDroNov1 chromosome 3, bDroNov1.hap1, whole genome shotgun sequence genome includes the window CAATGTACACAAACATATTTAACTTTGGGGTGCAATCTGAAAAAGAATTAGTTGCAGTAATCACTGTCATTTAGTAGCCTTGGTTAAGACAGTCCTCACAGATACTGCCACTTAATTCTAACATTCAGCAAGACTCAGAAGAAATGCCCTCCTGATGTCAACAAGGGAGACACTTTCTAACTGAAATGACACCATGTTGCCCTCCATGAGAGGAACAACCCTGTCTGCTCTCATGTTCTGCGAGATATCTGTATatactttttcattaaaagaaaatatctaaCTACCTCAGAATAAAATGACccattttgctcttttctttggaATTCCTCAGGGTAGTATAAGGTTTTGTTATGAAAAATAATCATAACTCCCTATCCAAACCACCCTTCTTCCTTCTAGCCACAACTTCCACATCCACAGCAGTAACTGCTTTTCTAAACCCCAAGTGAATTACATTATCATGTCTTAACATACGGTAAGCACAAATGGGAAATGTTTTTACAGTAGTAGACAGACTGAAGTCTAACTCTGTCTGATAGAAGACTGCATGTCTACTGGCAGTATGCTTATAGAATTCAGAATTTCAGATTAGATACCACCGTTCTTCTGCCAAGGGCCATCTTCCTCAAATAAGGCAGATGGCACATTCAAGCAATGGGATTTAAAGGTATTCAGCTCCTGCTAGAAGGGAGGAAACAAAAGATGAGAGAGAATAgcttatggggtttttttttttgaacatctgACAGGAGTAACAGGTAAAGAGTAACCTTTTACTAAGCTTCAGGCGAGCCTTGACAACTGGAAATCTTACATTTTCAATAGTTCCACTAATTCTTGGAATGTAATGTTAAAGAGACTGTACAGATGCAATCTCACAGCATCATCAACCACATCAGTAAGCAAGCAGAAAAAGGGGAAATTCAGGCTGGGCTTCTGACACATCACGTGGGTTAAAATTTATTCTATCCTTCAGGCATTATCCCCAGTTGCTAACTACCCATTTAACAATGTGAGAAACATGTATACAAATGACAAACCTTGAATTTTTTGTCCTACCACAGTTCTAGTAGCATGACCAAAGATCAAAATGCAAATTTGCACCATTTAACCTCCTTTTTCACATCACATTTTCCTCAAGCACTCACATCAAGGGACTATACAGACTTATTCTACTGCAGGGGAGTTGAAGTTAACTATTTGGAGAGAATAAAGAAGAATGACTCAAATAAGCTATGTATTGTTTCcctgcaaaaacaaaagcaaaaccagtctTGGATGCTCGCTGCATTTTTGCTACTCTGTTTCACTGCTTCCATGGCTCACCCTAGCCTACGATGTCCTGGCTCTAGGCAAAGGCAGCAAATCCAAGAGAAGAGAGATACGGCAAATCCATCAGTCCCTGGAACTGCAGCCAGCATGACTTCGAATAAAGCAGGCATAACTCCTTTTACATTTGTGACAAACTTTAATCCAAGAGAATGTGAAACTCCAAAGCAGAAGAGAATTGCTTGTCAATGGTATTCTTGCCAAAATTGTAAGGTATGAAAGCTACAAACATCCTTAGTATTAACAGCATACAATGAATGCACCATAGCTTAAGCACTTTGCAATTCAGACACACAAAAAACATTGCAAATGTGAAATATTGAAATCAAGGACATGAAATAGATGAGAATCATGAAAAACAAAGACAGTCAGAAAGATTAAGGAAAAGGCAATCAAGGAGGAATGCAGAAGACATTAATTAAGATGGATAAGAAATGGAGGGAGCCAGAAACAATAGCCAAAATAGAAACCTGAAGACACAGCTGTAATTATAGCTTTGATCCACCTACCACATTAAgtagaaacattttaatttcctctttccaaggaaaagttTGTACAATTACATTAGAGAGTCACCAGTAGAAACAATCAAATAATAATGATTGTTGGTAAGATGTGTATACACACCCTAAGGTACTCCCTTAAAGACTCAAAGGGCTGATTTGCCTATTGATAAAAAGGTATTTTACCAGTATCCATTACCTCTTATTTTGAATGTATCTAAATGTATTTGAATTTCAACACCTAGTCAGATGCATAATTAGCCAAATGGCTTCTTCACTTGAGCTGAATGTTAATTTCCAGATTTCTGAAGGGAGATGCAAACTGTTTTGAAGAAATGATGGAATGACTGTCAGCtgagtatttatttctttttcatcataTTTAGAAAAACCAATTCCTGAATCAGATCCAACCTTGCTTCTTCTAGAAAAAACAAGCTCAATTTTTGTGAAAGTCTCTTTGTCTGGCAAAACCACACATCGGAGATCATTCAAACTGTACAACTGAAGCTTGTCAAATTGTGATCGCTGGGGCAGAGTATTCAAAAAGTTAGGTGCAgaataaaagacattttcccTCAAGAGACCTATATGAGTACTTGTAAGAACTAGAGATCTATCTACAGTCTTcttaaaacagtcttttttcaCTGTGGTATATAGCAGTACATGAACGTCACCTAACGAAGGTTTATTGCTTCCCATATTTTCATGGAGTAAGTAGACCAGATCAGCTAACATTGTTCTGAATTTACAAGACAATCGCACTCCATTTGAAAAAACTAAGTCATTTACTTCTGATGCCCAGTCAAGCGAAATCTGCAACAAATCACCTCTCAAGAGCTGGTGATTTAAATAAACAGCATCATCTGTTGCAGAAATCAAAACACTTATTATGTCATGGCAAATTCTTTGAGTGAAGTGTTTGTTATAGGTAAATATTGTGAGCGAGTTATCATCGGTAGAGCACAGAAGTCTAATATTCTGTCCAGCAAAACCAACTTGAATCTCTTCTATTGTGATGACTGGAACcttatgaaatatttctaagGAATTTTGACAAACATCCTGTTTGACTGACAAAGCAACAACATACAAAACAGAACTgaacaaaagcaagcaagcaggttCTGGATCAGGTCTTCTGCAATTGCCAACAGCAAGCCAATATATACCTTTTAACTCCTCCATACCAATACAAATTTGAGGTAAGGCACAGGTCAAATATTCCAGCACTTTTTCCCGAGAACAGACCTGAAGCTTCAGAAGGACATCAGGAAAATGCACAAATTTCTGTCTTAACACAAGACTGTTTTCCAATTTTTCATTGTTACAACAGCATACAAATCCTTCAGGAGGCTTTCCTGCACAGGCATTTGAGATTTCTGTGCTTGCACACACTGTGGTATCCTCTTGTGCAGGGGATTCTAGCTGAACGACATTATCAGTTTGAGCTTTAGTGTCTTTAGTAGAGTGAGATGTGTCTTGACTCACCCCTGAACTGAAAAATACATCTACTTGTAAGTTCCTTACAAATGGGAGGTTTTTTATTAATGATACCACTTGTGCATATCTCTCACTTTTGTCACACAAACTTCCCAGCTGCTTAATTTGTTCAGAAACCATGGTACTGTTGAGCAGATGACTACTGGTATCTTTGTAAAAGCAGAAGAGCTTGCTGAAAAGATATCCCAAACCATAGGTTTGTTCTGGCCTCACATCAAAACAAGGAGTTAGTGACTTACAGATCAGATCAGGGGCTTTTTCAGTTGGAAGCTGAGAATTACTAGACTGGCCTTGGATTGTCCGGTGCACTGTCTTAAGTGGACTGTTTTCTTTACAAGCTATTTCTGAATCTATGTTAGACTgagaaaagacaagacaagatATGCTGTTAAAACTAGCCTGCTCATTAGCAGATGCTAAAGATCCTAAAGGAGACAGATGTTGCAAGTGGAAATAATCAGATTCAGTTCTTGAGCTGTCATGATCCTGAGAAATACTTCTTTTATCATCAAAATGATTGAAATTTTCAACCTTATAGTGTGAATAAGCGACATTATTTAAGTCATGACTTTGTAAGGAAGTAGATAAAACATTCTGATAAGGAACATTCTCTCTCTTTAAAGTATTGGTATTTTTAGATTGAGTAAAGTTACATTCAGTGTCATAAAGACAAGCAAAGCTCTCCTGTCCTGAATTGTTCCCttcattttcaaatgcatcttCTGATGTAAAGGGGGAGGAGATTCTTCCAGGACTAGAAAATATATTCCACATCTCTGTATACTTCTTCTGTCTTTTAGGGTCTGTTATTCCTGTGTTTTCTCCACACAACTCAGCAGCACAATTGCCATCTTTAGTTAAAAATGGAAAGCCATAATGTGGCTGCCACTGTTGACTTTTCTGTtaaaagtttcaaaagaaaaaaaaatagaaacacttttaaaaaaagatcttctgATTTGAACATTTCTTAAATGCAGGCTTCATTTGGATTGGTTGTACAATCATTCAAAGTAAACCAAAATTTGAGAGATCAAATCCAACAAAACTGATTGAGATCTGATTCAGGAATGGTTGATCTTCCCAGCTTTTCTTTTGTACAGTATCCATTTCGCTTggtttatatttgttttacacaaaaaatacaggaaagtgaAAGGCTAATGCAGAAATTTATGTGCCTGTTATCATCTTCTTTCCCTCCACAAAACTGCAATATTATGTTCCTGTAATAAGGAAACAAAATGTAGTCCTACATTATTAAGTTCAAGGTAGTGTAAAATTCAAAACAGCACAGAGGTCTAAAACAGTAAAAGTAGAGGGGTAGCCAGCTTCCTACTATGAAGGCTCAAATCTGAGAAGCTATTTAGGAGCTACTCTCCAATTCAAGATATAATTAATCATATGTTTCAAGCAAAAGTTAGACAACCAAATACTGTCAGAGAGGTCTAatgctcagtttaaaaaaaacctataaaattGTCTACACGTTAAACCTTCATGACATATTCAGAAAATTTCCCTGGTGTTACCACTAATGTTTTAAACACCCTTCCAGTAGTGAGTTCATTGTGAGTCACAAACATGAAATGGTATTCTGAATTCAAAGAATCTAGTTTCTCCACATTACAAGCTTTTTTCGTCTAAAAACAGGAAAGGGATACTGTTCCAAATAAAGAATtatgacaaaaaaggaagaaacctcCACCATAATAACACACCTTTCAAATAAGGAAAAAGCTATGCCCAACCTacaaaaatcactgcaaaaatTCCAAGCTGGAAAAATACATTACTGTCTATTATCCATTAATCTTTCTATGAATTTGAAATTCTAATTATGCAGCTAAACGTTAAGAAATTTAATTACCAGGCATGCCATAATTTAAGACAAT containing:
- the KIF16B gene encoding kinesin-like protein KIF16B isoform X3, with amino-acid sequence MTEQDIVLHGLDLESEHCIFENLNGTVNLIPLNGAQCSVNGIQITEATHLNQGAVILLGRTNMFRFNHPKEAAKLREKRKSGLLSSFSLSMTDLSKSCENLSAVMLYNPGLFPVKGPICLRLEFERQQREELEKLESKRKQIEEMEEKQRSDKAELVRMQQEVESQRKETEIVQLQIRKQEESLKRRSVHIESRLKDLLAEKEKFEEERLREQQEIELQKKKQQEEIFARVKEELQRLQELNHNEKAEKMQIFRELEKLKKEKDEQYIKLESEKKRLEEQEREQVMLVAHLEEQLRDKQVMIELLKRGDVQRVEEEKKDLEDIRESLLKVKEARSEGDENCEELETAQYNFIEFKRKQLEQLNILEEDLVQQMDHLEKEIAHEKGALDHLKFAHEEQLEIAKKEDENFADAVLKAEEFDKIKPAEYRLQSKARQLEYLKNNHLPALLEEKQRASEVLDRGLLGLDNTLYEIEKEIEEKEEQLAQYRASTNQLQQLQETFEFTANVARQEEKVRKKEKEILESREKQQREALEQAVAKLERRHSALQRRSTIDLEIEEQKQKLATLNNSSSEQAGLQASLEAEQKALEQDRERLDQEIQQLKQKIYEGDGGQKGNHGILEERLSHTSSPTSPTKPQPSSIPLADDRINAFIEQEVQRRLQNIHRRSEDNHASLSWSTGSLKDNERLNNGTVQRKLKYEKSQQWQPHYGFPFLTKDGNCAAELCGENTGITDPKRQKKYTEMWNIFSSPGRISSPFTSEDAFENEGNNSGQESFACLYDTECNFTQSKNTNTLKRENVPYQNVLSTSLQSHDLNNVAYSHYKVENFNHFDDKRSISQDHDSSRTESDYFHLQHLSPLGSLASANEQASFNSISCLVFSQSNIDSEIACKENSPLKTVHRTIQGQSSNSQLPTEKAPDLICKSLTPCFDVRPEQTYGLGYLFSKLFCFYKDTSSHLLNSTMVSEQIKQLGSLCDKSERYAQVVSLIKNLPFVRNLQVDVFFSSGVSQDTSHSTKDTKAQTDNVVQLESPAQEDTTVCASTEISNACAGKPPEGFVCCCNNEKLENSLVLRQKFVHFPDVLLKLQVCSREKVLEYLTCALPQICIGMEELKGIYWLAVGNCRRPDPEPACLLLFSSVLYVVALSVKQDVCQNSLEIFHKVPVITIEEIQVGFAGQNIRLLCSTDDNSLTIFTYNKHFTQRICHDIISVLISATDDAVYLNHQLLRGDLLQISLDWASEVNDLVFSNGVRLSCKFRTMLADLVYLLHENMGSNKPSLGDVHVLLYTTVKKDCFKKTVDRSLVLTSTHIGLLRENVFYSAPNFLNTLPQRSQFDKLQLYSLNDLRCVVLPDKETFTKIELVFSRRSKVGSDSGIGFSKYDEKEINTQLTVIPSFLQNSLHLPSEIWKLTFSSSEEAIWLIMHLTRC